A single region of the Bdellovibrionales bacterium CG10_big_fil_rev_8_21_14_0_10_45_34 genome encodes:
- a CDS encoding DUF1788 domain-containing protein has product MIENSSIQVRYDHLLKLFKSKRFLNKEGLGNEVPFFICDFKPEESVEMGRVQRQLISKLSQEGVSVLHIDLYDTSIEILKERGIFEEILSKEQELTKDELLELLQNVLDPEYELVPYIGKKINDTEHDILFITGVGEVYPFIRSHNVLNNLQSTAKDKPTVMFFPGTYTHSSLVGSSLDLFGRLHDDKYYRAFNVYHCEV; this is encoded by the coding sequence ATGATTGAAAACAGCTCAATTCAAGTCCGGTACGATCATTTATTAAAACTTTTTAAAAGCAAAAGGTTTTTAAATAAGGAAGGCCTTGGTAACGAAGTCCCTTTCTTTATCTGCGATTTCAAACCTGAGGAATCAGTTGAAATGGGCCGAGTACAAAGGCAGTTAATCTCAAAGTTATCACAAGAGGGAGTTTCTGTTCTTCATATTGATCTTTATGACACCTCAATAGAAATCTTAAAAGAGAGAGGGATTTTTGAGGAGATTCTTTCAAAGGAACAAGAGCTAACAAAAGATGAGCTTTTGGAACTTTTGCAAAATGTTTTAGACCCTGAATATGAACTAGTTCCATACATTGGTAAAAAAATTAATGATACAGAACACGACATTCTATTCATCACGGGGGTTGGAGAAGTATATCCATTCATCCGATCTCACAATGTTTTAAATAACCTACAAAGCACGGCAAAAGATAAGCCTACGGTTATGTTTTTCCCGGGCACTTATACACATTCGTCATTAGTAGGATCGAGTCTGGATTTATTTGGTCGACTCCATGACGACAAATATTACAGAGCATTTAACGTTTATCATTGTGAAGTTTAA